From the genome of Haloplanus natans DSM 17983:
ACGGTCCGGAGAAGCCGCCCGCACCGGAGTTGCCGAAGTGTCTGCGTGAGCCACTCGAGAACCAATCCCCGGAACGGCTGGAAGCGGTCGCGGCGTACGCGGCTGATCTGGCAGAGTGGAAACGTCGACAGCGGGAGGAAGAACTCGAGCGTCGACGAGCCGAGGAAGAAGTCGATGAGGAAGAACTCGAAGAGCTGGATGAGCGCGAGATCTCGACGGATCCAGAGGATTATGAAGACGTCCCGACGAGTGGCGCGTACATTACGGTGAAGACCACGAAGGAAACCGGCGATAAATCGTACCGATACTTCTACTGGCAGTGGCGCGAAGGCGATTCCTGGAAGAACGAGTATATTGCGCCAGTCAATCCGCGAGAGTAGTGTTCTCACAACCTCGAGTTCGGTCACAGCGCGAATTTCGCGAATACACATCGATAGAGGGGTGTGCGGAAGCAAAGCAATCTGGCGAACACATCGATAGCGGTGCGTGTGCTGCGAAGCAGGCGGTAGATGAGTGAGTTCGAAACGTATCGAAACGAGTGATGATATGCCGTCAGTCAGCGGGCCAGTTCGCAGAAGCTGTCAATCCAAGATCGCCGATTTCTACCGATAGAGTCGATATCGAGTTCGAATACATATCGATAGAGGTGTGTGACGTGCGTCTGACGCAAGCAGGCTCTATGAACTCGGCACTCAAGATGAATATCGAAATGTGACGCGGTAACATCCGCCTGATACACATCGATAGAGGGGTGTCCCCTCCGCAGTCGATTGAGGAACAGTCCACGCTCAGGTTTCGTTTCGAATCTGCGCTTTCACGACCGATTCGACTTCCTCGGGCGAGACCATGTCGATTCGAGAGTCTTCGCGAAGCGTCTCGAGAATCGTCTCCGGACGTTCGCCGAACTGGAATTCGAGGAACATTCCGGAGCTGGGACCGTGACTCCGGCGCTCGAAGTCGACGAGGGAGTACGTCGTCAACTCCTTCATCTTGTTGACGTAGGTCTCCTGGTGGTATTGATCGGCGTCGATCGAGTCGGTGAGGAACTGATAGACGCGATAGCCGGTCGTACTGCGAGCCGATCCTTCGTCGGTCTGTGAAGCGACGGCTGCCGTCGCGTAGAGACAGAGCTTCTTCTGCGTGCTGATGCCGCGGACGACTTCGAGAACGCGGTTTTTCTCGACTTTGTCCTGGGCTTCCCGTACGTGTTCCTCGCGAACGCGGTCGTCACCTTCTCGTTCGGCAAGTTCGCCGGCGACGCGCATCAAGTCGATCGCCTTTCTCGCATCACCGTGTGTTTGTGCGGCGAACGCAGCGGCAAGTGGAATCACGTCGCCATCCAAGACATCGTCGTGGAACGCATCCTGCCGTCGACGCAGAATCGATTGGAGTTGATTCGCGTCGTAGTCGTCGAAGTGGACGTCCTCGGGAGTGAACGAACTCAGCGCACGACTTCCGACGGACTCCATCATACGGGCGTCGTTCGAAATGGCAACGACAGAGATGTACGCGGTTAGTTCGTCGTTGGCTCCGGCCCGAGACAGTTGGTAGAGCAGTCGCGAAAACGCCGGGTCCTGTTTATCTCGGCGGCCCACCAGCATATCGAGTTCGTCGAGGACGAATACGACGGAGTCGAAATTCTCGTTGACGATGCGGTAGAGTTCGTCCCATTTCTCCTTGGTCGCGACACCATGTTTCGGAACGTCAATCTCGACGCCGACCTCGTCGGCGGCTTGGCTCGCTAGTT
Proteins encoded in this window:
- a CDS encoding orc1/cdc6 family replication initiation protein, which produces MGAEDSENSPSDLEARGDDSSTDDETTQVDLASSSSYSEQESVPSSTTESDEDTSQSIEDMLLEFDEQEGLIRDRSLLDPNYVVEEDRIVGRDEQLQEVTKMLRVALGDNRPPNLFLYGPSGTGKSLITKAVCHNISRICESRDIQFGTIEVNCQDLDTLGVAVYELASQAADEVGVEIDVPKHGVATKEKWDELYRIVNENFDSVVFVLDELDMLVGRRDKQDPAFSRLLYQLSRAGANDELTAYISVVAISNDARMMESVGSRALSSFTPEDVHFDDYDANQLQSILRRRQDAFHDDVLDGDVIPLAAAFAAQTHGDARKAIDLMRVAGELAEREGDDRVREEHVREAQDKVEKNRVLEVVRGISTQKKLCLYATAAVASQTDEGSARSTTGYRVYQFLTDSIDADQYHQETYVNKMKELTTYSLVDFERRSHGPSSGMFLEFQFGERPETILETLREDSRIDMVSPEEVESVVKAQIRNET